CACTGCTGTTGAAGCTGTATGTCAACGGCAAGCTCAACGATGGTGATCTTCTGGGGTAATCAGCCCTAAGGAAATTGCTCTCACAACCGCCTGTTGCCGGGTGTTGACGTTGAACTTCTGGCGGATATTCCCCATATGGAAGTTCACCGTCGCCTCGGAGCAGCCGGTGATTTTTGAAATCTCCCACGACGATTTGCCCACCATGACCCAGTTGAGCACTTCCAGCTCGCGCGGGGTCAGGCGCGGCGCCGCCTCTTGCGTCGGCGGCGGGCAGAACCGCACGCCCGACGCGAACGCATAATCACGCACCAGCGCCAGATCCGGCAGCATGCTCGACACGTCGCGCAGGAACGCGCCGTCGGCCGCCGTGTCGGCGGCAAAACTCAGCAGCCCGAATTCCCCGTTCGGACCGTGGATGGGAAACGTGACGCCGGCGCGGATGCCGTGGCTGCACGCTTCCTCGTACAACGCGCGCTGGGCCGGGCTGCGGAAGATGTCCGGATGCCAGATCAGCGGCAAGGTGGTTGCGAGGCAATGGCTGACGACGGGGTCGACATAGGCGAACCGCTCGGCGTCGTAACGTTCGCGCCACTTCGTCGGATAGTTGCTTTGGATAAATGCGTTCTCCAGGCGCGCATGGCGCGAGCCCGACATTCCGAACAAGACCTTGTCGAATCCATATTGCCGCCCCAGGGCAAACAGCGCTTCGCCCCAACTGGACGCGGTGTCGGTATGTAACAACTCGTCCAAATCAACGGTCTTCATGGCTGCCTCGCGCTGTTGACGTAGTGGATGTAATGACATCCGATATGCTAGTTGAGTTGTAACCAAAAAGCACGAAAAATTAGTCTTTTATTCATTATGGCAGAGCTATAGCTTTTGCTCAGTTGTCGTTCTGATACACGGGTCAACCCGGCCTGCCATCCAATCGTGCGCCAGTCTCGACAATTTTCGATTATCCTCGCGCGAATTGTCCATTTAAAATTTCAAAAATGCAAGTTTATAGAGAATCTGTAACACTTTAGCCGAGCGGCGCCCGTCAATGCTTGACTTGACCCGACACCAGAGTATCTTTGCTTTTCTAGACATTTAACAATACGCGTTGTCCTAAAACATGCGCGCGATGCCCTTCCGTACCTTCCTAATCGAGGAATTTTAGTCAATGAATAATATGACCGACATGGCTGAACAGCTCGATGTCAAGCTGCTGCTTTCCACGCTGATGGCACTGAAAAAGGGTGACTTCTCCGTGCGCATGCCGTCCGACTGGACCGGCGTGTCCGGCAAGATCGCCGACACCCTGAACGACATCATCGAGACCAAGGAAAAAATGGTCGAGGCGGTCACCGAAGTGTCGCGCGTCGTCGGCCGCGAGGGCCATCTGACGCAGCGCGCGTCCGTGCCGGGCGTCGTGGGCGGCTGGTCCACCATCATCAGCTCGGTCAATACGCTGATCGACGACCTGGTGCGCCCGACGACGGAAATGGCGCGCGTCATCGGCGCCGTGGCGAAAGGCGACCTGTCGCAGACGATGGCGCTGGAAGTGGACGGCCACCCGCTCAAGGGCCAGTACCTGCGCGCGGCGACCACCGCGAACACGATGGTGGAACAGCTGTCGTCGTTCTCGTCCGAGGTGACGCGCGTGGCGCGGGAAGTCGGTACGGAAGGTAAGCTCGGCGGCCAGGCCTACGTGCCGGGCGTCGCGGGTACGTGGAAGGACCTGACGGACTCCGTGAACTCGATGGCGGGTAACCTCACGTCGCAGGTGCGTAACATCGCGGAGGTGACGACCGCCGTGGCGAACGGCGACTTGTCGAAGAAGATCACCGTGGACGTGCGCGGCGAGATCCTGCAGCTGAAGGACACCATCAACGTGATGGTGGACCAGCTGCGTTCCTTCGCGTCCGAGGTGACGCGCGTGGCGAGGGAGGTCGGTACGGAAGGTAAGCTCGGCGGCCAGGCGTATGTGCCGGGCGTCGCGGGCACGTGGAAGGACTTGACCGACAACGTGAACTTCATGGCGTCCAACCTCACGGGCCAGGTGCGTAACATCGCGGCCGTGACGACCGCGGTCGCGAACGGCGACTTGTCGAAGAAGATCACGGTGGACGTGAAGGGCGAGATTCTCGAACTGAAGAACACCATCAACGTGATGGTGGACCAGCTGTCCTCGTTCGCATCGGAGGTGACCCGCGTCGCACGGGAGGTCGGTACGGAAGGTAAACTCGGCGGCCAGGCGGTCGTGAAAGGCGTCGCGGGCACATGGAAGGACTTGACCGACTCCGTGAACTCGATGGCGGGTAACCTCACGGGCCAGGTGCGTAACATCGCGGACGTGACGACCGCCGTGGCGAACGGCGACTTGTCGAAGAAGATCACGGTGGACGTGAAGGGCGAGATTCTCGAACTGAAGAACACCATCAACGTGATGGTGGACCAGCTGAACTCCTTCGCGTCCGAGGTGACCCGCGTGGCGCGCGAGGTCGGTACGGAAGGTAAGCTGGGCGGCCAGGCGAACGTGCCGGGCGTCGCGGGTACGTGGAAGGACTTGACCGACGGCGTGAACTCGATGGCGGGTAACCTCACGGCGCAGGTCCGTAACATCGCGGAAGTGACGACCGCCGTGGCGAACGGCGACCTGTCGAAGAAGATCACGGTGGACGTGAAGGGCGAGATTCTCGAACTGAAGAACACCATCAACGTGATGGTGGACCAGCTGTCCTCGTTCGCATCGGAGGTCACCCGCGTGGCGCGTGAGGTCGGCACGGAAGGTAAGCTCGGCGGCCAGGCGTATGTGCCGGGCGTCGGCGGTACCTGGAAAGACCTGACCGACAACGTGAACTTCATGGCGTCGAACCTGACGGGCCAGGTGCGTAACATCGCGGCGGTGACCACCGCCGTGGCGCGCGGCGACCTGTCGAAGAAGATCACGGTGGACGTGAAGGGCGAGATCCTGGAGCTGAAAGACACCATCAACGTGATGGTCGACCAGCTGTCGTCGTTCGCATCGGAAGTGACCCGCGTGGCGCGCGAGGTGGGTACGGAAGGTAAGCTCGGCGGCCAGGCGAACGTGTCCGGCGTCGCGGGTACGTGGAAGGACTTGACGGAGAACGTCAACCAGCTGGCGGCAAACCTGACCAACCAGATGCGCGCGATCGGTGAGGTCGCGACGGCGGTGACGCGCGGCGACTTGTCCCGTTCCATCCAGGTGGAAGCGCGCGGCGAGGTGTCGTACCTGAAGGACAACATCAACGAGATGATCCGCAACCTGAAGGAGACGACCCAGAAGAACGCGCAGCAGGACTGGCTGAAGACCAACCTGGCGCGCTTCACCCGCCTGCTGCAGGGCCAGCGCGACCTGCAGGCCGTGACGAAGCTGATCCTGTCCGAACTGGCACCGCTCGTCTCGGCGCACCACGGCGTGTTCTACATGATGGATTCGCAGGAAGCCGATGCGCGCCTGCGCATGATCGCCTCGTACGGCTACCGCTCCAGCCGCAAGCTGCCGACGTCGTTCCTGCCGGGCGAAGGCCTCGTCGGCCAGTGCGCGCTGGAGAAGACCCGCATCTGGCTGACGGACGTCCCGCGCGACTACATCGTCGTGTCGTCCGGCCTCGGCTCCGCTCCGCCGAACAACATCGTGGTGCTGCCGATCCTGTTCGAACAGCAGGTCAAGGCCGTCATCGAGATCGCGTCGCTGGACCGCTTCACGGAAACCCACCTGTCGTTCCTCGACCAGCTGATGGAATCCATCGGCGTCGTGCTGAACACCATCGAGGCGAACAGCCGGACGGAATCGCTGCTGACCCAGTCGCAGTCGCTGGCGCAGGAACTGCAGCAGACGAACCAGGAGCTGGCGGAAAAGGCGCGCCTGCTGTCCGAGCAGAACATCGAGGTGGAGCGCAAGAACCGCGAGGTGGAACAGGCGAAGCTGGCGCTGGAAGAAAAAGCGACCCAGCTGGCGCTGTCCTCCAAGTACAAGTCCGAGTTCCTGGCCAATATGTCGCACGAGTTGCGCACGCCGTTGAACTCCCTCTTGATCCTCGCGCAGCAGCTGTCCGACAACCCGGAAGGCAACCTGTCGTCCAAGCAGGTGGAATTCGCGAAGACCATCCACGGCTCCGGCTCCGACCTCTTGACCCTCATTAACGACATTCTCGACCTGTCGAAGATCGAGTCCGGCACCGTCACGCTGGACGTGTCGGAATACCGCTTCTCGAACCTGCGCAACTACGTGGACCGCACGTTCCGCCACATGGCCGAAGCGAAGCACCTTGGCTTCACGGTGGAGCTGGCGGACAACCTGCCGACCGCCGTCATGACCGACACGACGCGCCTGCAGCAGGTGCTGAAAAACCTGCTGTCGAACGCGTTCAAGTTCACCAGCCACGGCAACGTGTCGCTGATGATCAGCCTCGTGACGAGCGGCTGGACGGCCGACCACCCGCACCTGCTGCACGCCGACGCCGTGCTGGCGTTCTCGGTGCGCGACACCGGCGTCGGCATCCCGGCCGACAAGCTGCAGCTGATCTTCGAGGCATTCCAGCAGGCCGACGGTTCCACCGCCCGCAAATACGGCGGCACGGGCCTGGGCCTGTCGATCTCGCGCGAACTGGCGCGCCTGCTGGGCGGCGAGATCAGGGTAGAGTCAACGGTCAACGTCGGCTCCACGTTCACCTTGTACCTGCCGTACAACCGCGCGGGCTTCATCAATTACGAGCAGACCCGCCAGCCGCAACCGGCGCGCCTGGCCCCGCCGCCGCAGCCGCAATCCGCGCTCCCCGCGCCGACGATGCTGCTGGAGACGGAGCTCGCGGCCGAAGACGGCCGCGCCGTCACGAGCCTGGCCGTGTCGGACCCGTCCGGCAGCCTCGTCGAATACGCGGCCATGCTGGACGACCGCGGCCTGATCGTGCCGGGCGACCCGTCCGTGCTGATCGTCGAGGACGACGAGCGCTTCGCCAAGACGCTGCTCGACTTTGCCCGCGAAAAGAACTTCAAGGGCATCGTCACGCACCGCGGCGATTCCGCGCTGTCGCTGGCGCGCGACTACCTGCCGTCGGCGATCCTGCTCGACATCGACCTGCCCGACATCGACGGCTTCACGGTGCTCGACCGCCTGAAACGCGACCCGAGCACGCGCCACATCCCGGTGCACGTGATGTCGTCGCTGCGCGAGCGCGAACGCGCGCTGCGCCAGGGTGCCATTTCGTACATCAACAAGCCCGTCAGCCGCGAGATGCTGCAGGAGGAATTCAAGCGCATCCAGAAATTCCTCATGGGCGGCAAGCGTTCGTTGCTCGTCGTCGAGGACGACATGGCGCAGCGCGAATCGATCGTGGGCCTGATCGGCGATTCCGACGTGCGCATCGTGACGGCGGAAGACGGCAAGGCCGCGCTGGAAGCGCTCGCGCAGCAGCACTTCGACTGCATGGTGCTGGACCTCACGCTGCCCGACATCTCCGGCTTCGACCTGCTCGACCAGATCGGCAAGCAACCGCAACTGCGCGACCTGCCGATCGTGATCTACACGGCGCAGGAACTGTCGCGCAAGGAGGTCACGAAGCTCAAGCGCTACGCCAAGACCATCGTCGTCAAGGACGCGCGCTCGCCGGAACGCCTGCTCGACGAGACGGCGCTGTTCCTGCACCGCTCGCAGGCCAGCCTGCCCGAGACGCAGCGCCGCATGCTGGAAGAGATCCACGCGGCGGACGGCGGCCTCGCGGGACGCAAGGTCTTGATCGTCGACGACGACCTGCGCAACATCTTCGCGCTGTCGTCGCTGCTGGAGCGCCAGCAGATGCAGGTGCTCTTCGCCGAGAACGGCCGCGACGGCATCGAGGTGCTGGAGAAGGATCCGACCATCGAGATCGTCCTCATGGACATCATGATGCCGGAGATGGACGGCTACGACACGATGCGCGCCATCCGCCGCATCCCGAAGTTCAAGTCGCTGCCGATCATCACCCTGACCGCGAAGGCGATGAAGGGTGACCGCGACAAGTGCATCGCCGCGGGCGCGTCCGACTACATCACCAAGCCGGTCGACGTGGCCCAGCTGCTGTCCATGATGCGGGTTTGGCTGCACTGATGACGGCTGCGACGAGTAACTGGACCGGCCTGGCGGCCGGGCTGGCGATCGAGGAGCTGGAAACGGAGCTGCTGCTGGAAGCGCTGTTTCAGCGCTTCGGCCACGATTTCCGCGCCTACGATCGCCCCGCCCTGCGGCACCGGCTCGCGGAGGCCATGCGCACGCACGGCGCGTCCACGTTGTCCGGCCTGCAGGAAAAGGTGTTGCATGACCCGGCCGTGGCGTCCGCGCTGCTGCGCATGCTGGCGCCAAAGCCCGCCGCGCTGTTCGACAATCCGGCCCACACGCAGCGCCTGCGCACCGTGCTGGCGCCGTCGCTGCGCGCCTGGCCCCTGCCCCGCGTCTGGATCGCGGAATGCGCGGGCGTGGGCGAGGCATGGACGCTCGCCATCGTGCTGGCGGAAGAAGGCGTGTTGGGCAAACTGGACATTCATGCGACGCTCGCCAACGAGGAACTGGTGGCCGACATGCAGGACGCCTGGCTGCCCGTCGCCGACCTGGACACCGCGCAGACGCGTTACGCGGCCAGCGGCGGCCACGCGGCGCTGTCGACGTACTTCGAAGTGCGCGACGGCCGCGCGCGCCTGCAGCCGCAGCTGCGCCGGCGCATCACGTGGTCGCAGTACAGCCTCGTGACGGATGCGTCGTTCAACGAATTCCAGGCGATCCTGTGCAGTGGCGCGCTGTCCGACTTCGGTCCCGTGCTGCGCCAGCGCGTGCTGCGGCTGTTCCACGACAGCCTGGCGCGCTTCGGCGTGCTGTGTCTCGACCGGCCGCTGGCCGTGTCGGATGCGCATGCGGGGACGTACCAGGCGATCGAGGGGGATCGGCCTTGGTACAAGCGCGTGGGATAGCCCGTCATCGTCATCCCCGCGCACGCGGGAACAGTGCTCCCGGCACTATTCCCTCATGCCGAGGGGCCGAAGTCGCGGCGATACCGCATCCCGAAGCTCGGTATGGGTTCCCGCTTTCGCGGGAACGTCGGGCTAGATGGCCTGCGCGCTCGGGCGCTGCGCGATCCGGTCGCGCCACCCCTGCAGATTCGTGAGCCCTTCATCCGTCGGCCGGAACTTCATCAACCCGCGCGCGAATTCGAGCGCGCAGAACGCCGTGATGTCGGCGATCGTGAACCGGTCGCCGGCCACGTAATCGCGGTCCGCCAGCACGCCGTCGAGCCAGCGCGCCGTCTCGCGCACCTTCACGCCCTGCGCCGCGCCGAAGTCGCCGAACTGCGGCTGTTCCAGCGCGGCCAGGCCCGGATGCGTGTGGCGGATGCAGTTGGCGATGCGCAGGAACAGCTGCAGCTCGCAGCGCCGGTCCATCATCTCGATGAACGCGCGTTCCTCGAACCCCTCGCCCATCAGGTTCGGGTCGGGGTGCGTCCCCTCCAGGTAGGTGCAGATGGCGCGCGTCTCGGCCAGCGTGCGGCCGTCGTCCAGCGCCAGCACGGGCACCTGGGCCATCGGATTCAGCGCCATGAACGCCTCGTCGCGGTGCTCGCCCTTGCCCAGGTCGACCTGCACCGTCTGGATGGCAATGCCTTTTTCGGCCATGAACATCAGGACGCGGCGCGGGTTCGGGGCGCGGCTGCTCGTGTACAGTTTCATGCGTATCTCCTCGGCTCGTTATCGGCGCCGATCATACCCGATCCTCGCCACTTGTTCATTTGACAGTGCGCGCCGATTGACCGTAGATTGCCGGATTGGCCGCGCGCGCCCATCGCGAGCGTCGCGCGGGCCCTCCGACCATACTCGATAGGAATTCCATGCAACGCAGCCTGATCTCCGCCGCCATTATCCT
This genomic stretch from Massilia putida harbors:
- a CDS encoding helix-turn-helix transcriptional regulator, which gives rise to MKTVDLDELLHTDTASSWGEALFALGRQYGFDKVLFGMSGSRHARLENAFIQSNYPTKWRERYDAERFAYVDPVVSHCLATTLPLIWHPDIFRSPAQRALYEEACSHGIRAGVTFPIHGPNGEFGLLSFAADTAADGAFLRDVSSMLPDLALVRDYAFASGVRFCPPPTQEAAPRLTPRELEVLNWVMVGKSSWEISKITGCSEATVNFHMGNIRQKFNVNTRQQAVVRAISLGLITPEDHHR
- a CDS encoding response regulator; this translates as MNNMTDMAEQLDVKLLLSTLMALKKGDFSVRMPSDWTGVSGKIADTLNDIIETKEKMVEAVTEVSRVVGREGHLTQRASVPGVVGGWSTIISSVNTLIDDLVRPTTEMARVIGAVAKGDLSQTMALEVDGHPLKGQYLRAATTANTMVEQLSSFSSEVTRVAREVGTEGKLGGQAYVPGVAGTWKDLTDSVNSMAGNLTSQVRNIAEVTTAVANGDLSKKITVDVRGEILQLKDTINVMVDQLRSFASEVTRVAREVGTEGKLGGQAYVPGVAGTWKDLTDNVNFMASNLTGQVRNIAAVTTAVANGDLSKKITVDVKGEILELKNTINVMVDQLSSFASEVTRVAREVGTEGKLGGQAVVKGVAGTWKDLTDSVNSMAGNLTGQVRNIADVTTAVANGDLSKKITVDVKGEILELKNTINVMVDQLNSFASEVTRVAREVGTEGKLGGQANVPGVAGTWKDLTDGVNSMAGNLTAQVRNIAEVTTAVANGDLSKKITVDVKGEILELKNTINVMVDQLSSFASEVTRVAREVGTEGKLGGQAYVPGVGGTWKDLTDNVNFMASNLTGQVRNIAAVTTAVARGDLSKKITVDVKGEILELKDTINVMVDQLSSFASEVTRVAREVGTEGKLGGQANVSGVAGTWKDLTENVNQLAANLTNQMRAIGEVATAVTRGDLSRSIQVEARGEVSYLKDNINEMIRNLKETTQKNAQQDWLKTNLARFTRLLQGQRDLQAVTKLILSELAPLVSAHHGVFYMMDSQEADARLRMIASYGYRSSRKLPTSFLPGEGLVGQCALEKTRIWLTDVPRDYIVVSSGLGSAPPNNIVVLPILFEQQVKAVIEIASLDRFTETHLSFLDQLMESIGVVLNTIEANSRTESLLTQSQSLAQELQQTNQELAEKARLLSEQNIEVERKNREVEQAKLALEEKATQLALSSKYKSEFLANMSHELRTPLNSLLILAQQLSDNPEGNLSSKQVEFAKTIHGSGSDLLTLINDILDLSKIESGTVTLDVSEYRFSNLRNYVDRTFRHMAEAKHLGFTVELADNLPTAVMTDTTRLQQVLKNLLSNAFKFTSHGNVSLMISLVTSGWTADHPHLLHADAVLAFSVRDTGVGIPADKLQLIFEAFQQADGSTARKYGGTGLGLSISRELARLLGGEIRVESTVNVGSTFTLYLPYNRAGFINYEQTRQPQPARLAPPPQPQSALPAPTMLLETELAAEDGRAVTSLAVSDPSGSLVEYAAMLDDRGLIVPGDPSVLIVEDDERFAKTLLDFAREKNFKGIVTHRGDSALSLARDYLPSAILLDIDLPDIDGFTVLDRLKRDPSTRHIPVHVMSSLRERERALRQGAISYINKPVSREMLQEEFKRIQKFLMGGKRSLLVVEDDMAQRESIVGLIGDSDVRIVTAEDGKAALEALAQQHFDCMVLDLTLPDISGFDLLDQIGKQPQLRDLPIVIYTAQELSRKEVTKLKRYAKTIVVKDARSPERLLDETALFLHRSQASLPETQRRMLEEIHAADGGLAGRKVLIVDDDLRNIFALSSLLERQQMQVLFAENGRDGIEVLEKDPTIEIVLMDIMMPEMDGYDTMRAIRRIPKFKSLPIITLTAKAMKGDRDKCIAAGASDYITKPVDVAQLLSMMRVWLH
- a CDS encoding CheR family methyltransferase; the encoded protein is MTAATSNWTGLAAGLAIEELETELLLEALFQRFGHDFRAYDRPALRHRLAEAMRTHGASTLSGLQEKVLHDPAVASALLRMLAPKPAALFDNPAHTQRLRTVLAPSLRAWPLPRVWIAECAGVGEAWTLAIVLAEEGVLGKLDIHATLANEELVADMQDAWLPVADLDTAQTRYAASGGHAALSTYFEVRDGRARLQPQLRRRITWSQYSLVTDASFNEFQAILCSGALSDFGPVLRQRVLRLFHDSLARFGVLCLDRPLAVSDAHAGTYQAIEGDRPWYKRVG
- a CDS encoding glutathione S-transferase family protein codes for the protein MKLYTSSRAPNPRRVLMFMAEKGIAIQTVQVDLGKGEHRDEAFMALNPMAQVPVLALDDGRTLAETRAICTYLEGTHPDPNLMGEGFEERAFIEMMDRRCELQLFLRIANCIRHTHPGLAALEQPQFGDFGAAQGVKVRETARWLDGVLADRDYVAGDRFTIADITAFCALEFARGLMKFRPTDEGLTNLQGWRDRIAQRPSAQAI